In Camelina sativa cultivar DH55 chromosome 16, Cs, whole genome shotgun sequence, a single window of DNA contains:
- the LOC104752536 gene encoding transcription repressor OFP14-like produces the protein MPNPLQKSLHGYLSKIKRETGKLQLSSSHSFSSSKNWVLGKHPKKLSFSFKHRRRNSKTRFNKDEPVYQDSAHAATLSDIDRFLEENFKSLCIRDDQEVDHEDHRLTKNKEKRESPQDTDDDDDDDDDDDVYRHRFERTWGPAVYDSPKQPPRRLEKLSPPPGSSSEGRPSLETTSTSEERQSRSTLVLPENCIAVLKYSDEPQDDFRLSMVEMMESKLGMREREVDWDLMEELLFYYLDLNDKKSHKFILSAFVDLIIALREKEKRITRKGLVRSLSTRAARERLRKRMIMSGN, from the coding sequence ATGCCAAACCCGTTGCAGAAATCGCTGCATGGTTACCTCTCAAAGATCAAACGAGAGACAGGGAAGCTGCAACTTTCGTCTTCCCATTCTTTCTCATCCTCTAAGAATTGGGTGCTTGGTAAGCATCCCAAGAagctctccttctccttcaagcACAGACGACGCAACAGCAAGACCAGGTTCAACAAAGACGAACCCGTTTACCAGGACTCCGCTCACGCCGCCACCTTGTCCGACATTGATCGTTTTCTTGAGGAGAACTTCAAATCCCTCTGCATCCGAGACGACCAGGAGGTTGACCATGAAGACCACCGGTTGACAAAAAACAAGGAGAAAAGGGAGTCCCCACAAGACactgatgatgacgatgatgacgatgatgacgacgacgtcTATCGCCACAGATTCGAGAGGACATGGGGACCTGCCGTGTACGACTCCCCGAAACAGCCACCACGGAGATTAGAGAAACTATCTCCACCGCCTGGATCATCATCCGAGGGCAGGCCTAGCTTGGAAACAACCTCAACTTCAGAGGAGAGACAATCGAGATCCACCTTGGTGCTGCCAGAGAACTGCATCGCGGTGCTCAAATACTCCGATGAGCCGCAAGATGATTTCAGGCTGTCGATGGTGGAGATGATGGAGTCCAAGTTAGGGATGCGGGAGAGGGAAGTGGATTGGGACTTGATGGAAGAGCTACTCTTCTACTATCTAGATCTCAACGACAAGAAGTCACACAAGTTCATACTAAGCGCATTCGTGGATCTCATCATCGCCCTCcgtgagaaagagaagaggatcaCCAGGAAAGGCCTTGTGAGGTCGCTCAGTACGCGGGCCGCCAGGGAGaggctgaggaagaggatgatcaTGAGTGGCAACTAA